One Anolis carolinensis isolate JA03-04 chromosome 4, rAnoCar3.1.pri, whole genome shotgun sequence DNA window includes the following coding sequences:
- the klf10 gene encoding Krueppel-like factor 10 isoform X1 codes for MGSPRESRPGTKRGEGEEKEAAVVKPQSRPEGAMLNFGASPLQIAEDSMEMITKRQHNQKYSWNNTTEKSDFEAVEALMFMSCSWKSDVKKYVELRPITPASDTSEEPEDNLLPPADIPTISAFCLTPPYSPSDLDMSQAVHPATPAPSAVQSKCWNEKIPAPRILRAQATSVIRHTADAQLCNHVTCPARTVSVLKSQDDNKSEANQTELYSACEEKVPELQEKQCPVPMNSPVPFMQTVSGSPVPVLGSAQQPSLIIPSPHLHAGTLPSVPLVCQMVPLSANNSVVTTVVPNTPCSPLTPNLCQPMVFMGTQVPKGAVMFVVPQTVIQNPKAPVISPNGTRLSPIAPAPGLIPAATKITPSVDSLRIRSHVCNHPGCGKTYFKSSHLKAHVRTHTGEKPFSCSWKGCERRFARSDELSRHRRTHTGEKKFACPICNRRFMRSDHLTKHARRHLSAKKLPNWQMEVSKLNDIVVPPTSAPPQ; via the exons ATGGGGAGCCCGCGAGAGAGCCGCCCGGGAACAAAAAGAGGGGAAggcgaggagaaggaggcggcggtGGTCAAGCCCCAGAGCCGCCCCGAAGGAGCCATGCTCAACTTTGGGGCCTCTCCTTTGCAGATCGCG GAGGATAGTATGGAGATGATTACCAAAAGGCAGCACAATCAGAAGTATTCTTGGAATAATACCACTGAAAAGAGTGATTTTGAAGCAGTAGAAGCTCTGATGTTCATGAGCTGTAGCTGGAAGTCAGATGTCAAGAAGTATGTTGAACTGAGACCAATAACGCCAGCATCGGATACATCTGAAGAACCTGAGGACAATCTGCTACCTCCTGCTGACATTCCTACAATATCAGCCTTT TGCCTAACTCCACCCTACAGTCCTTCCGATCTTGACATGTCTCAGGCAGTCCATCCAGCAACACCAGCACCATCGGCTGTGCAGAGCAAGTGCTGGAACGAAAAGATTCCAGCACCAAGAATACTGAGAGCTCAGGCAACAAGTGTCATTCGCCACACTGCGGACGCTCAGCTTTGCAATCATGTAACTTGTCCAGCAAGAACTGTGAGCGTTTTGAAGTCTCAAGATGATAACAAGAGTGAGGCAAATCAAACAGAACTGTATTCAGCTTGTGAAGAGAAAGTACCAGAGTTGCAGGAGAAACAATGTCCAGTGCCGATGAATAGTCCAGTGCCTTTCATGCAGACTGTATCTGGCAGCCCTGTACCTGTCCTTGGGTCAGCACAGCAACCTTCACTCATAATTCCCTCACCTCATTTGCATGCAGGGACGCTCCCTTCTGTGCCTCTGGTGTGCCAGATGGTTCCGCTCTCTGCTAACAACTCCGTTGTGACAACAGTAGTGCCCAACACTCCTTGCAGTCCATTGACACCAAACCTTTGTCAGCCAATGGTCTTCATGGGAACCCAGGTACCCAAGGGAGCTGTCATGTTTGTGGTGCCACAGACTGTTATTCAGAATCCAAAGGCACCGGTAATCAGCCCTAACGGCACCAGACTCTCACCTATTGCCCCGGCTCCAGGTTTAATCCCTGCTGCAACCAAGATCACTCCATCTGTTGACTCCTTAAGGATAAGAAGTCATGTTTGCAACCACCCAGGATGTGGAAAAACGTATTTCAAGAGTTCCCACTTGAAAGCTCATGTTAGAACTCACACAG GGGAGAAGCCATTCAGCTGTAGTTGGAAAGGCTGTGAGAGGAGATTTGCACGTTCTGATGAACTCTCTCGCCACCGTCgaacacacacaggggagaaaaaaTTTGCCTGCCCAATATGTAATCGACGATTCATGAGAAGTGACCACTTAACCAAACATGCACGTCGCCACTTGTCAGCCAAGAAGTTGCCAAACTGGCAGATGGAAGTGAGCAAGTTAAATGATATTGTTGTACCCCCTACTTCTGCTCCACCACAGTGA
- the klf10 gene encoding Krueppel-like factor 10 isoform X2, translating into MEMITKRQHNQKYSWNNTTEKSDFEAVEALMFMSCSWKSDVKKYVELRPITPASDTSEEPEDNLLPPADIPTISAFCLTPPYSPSDLDMSQAVHPATPAPSAVQSKCWNEKIPAPRILRAQATSVIRHTADAQLCNHVTCPARTVSVLKSQDDNKSEANQTELYSACEEKVPELQEKQCPVPMNSPVPFMQTVSGSPVPVLGSAQQPSLIIPSPHLHAGTLPSVPLVCQMVPLSANNSVVTTVVPNTPCSPLTPNLCQPMVFMGTQVPKGAVMFVVPQTVIQNPKAPVISPNGTRLSPIAPAPGLIPAATKITPSVDSLRIRSHVCNHPGCGKTYFKSSHLKAHVRTHTGEKPFSCSWKGCERRFARSDELSRHRRTHTGEKKFACPICNRRFMRSDHLTKHARRHLSAKKLPNWQMEVSKLNDIVVPPTSAPPQ; encoded by the exons ATGGAGATGATTACCAAAAGGCAGCACAATCAGAAGTATTCTTGGAATAATACCACTGAAAAGAGTGATTTTGAAGCAGTAGAAGCTCTGATGTTCATGAGCTGTAGCTGGAAGTCAGATGTCAAGAAGTATGTTGAACTGAGACCAATAACGCCAGCATCGGATACATCTGAAGAACCTGAGGACAATCTGCTACCTCCTGCTGACATTCCTACAATATCAGCCTTT TGCCTAACTCCACCCTACAGTCCTTCCGATCTTGACATGTCTCAGGCAGTCCATCCAGCAACACCAGCACCATCGGCTGTGCAGAGCAAGTGCTGGAACGAAAAGATTCCAGCACCAAGAATACTGAGAGCTCAGGCAACAAGTGTCATTCGCCACACTGCGGACGCTCAGCTTTGCAATCATGTAACTTGTCCAGCAAGAACTGTGAGCGTTTTGAAGTCTCAAGATGATAACAAGAGTGAGGCAAATCAAACAGAACTGTATTCAGCTTGTGAAGAGAAAGTACCAGAGTTGCAGGAGAAACAATGTCCAGTGCCGATGAATAGTCCAGTGCCTTTCATGCAGACTGTATCTGGCAGCCCTGTACCTGTCCTTGGGTCAGCACAGCAACCTTCACTCATAATTCCCTCACCTCATTTGCATGCAGGGACGCTCCCTTCTGTGCCTCTGGTGTGCCAGATGGTTCCGCTCTCTGCTAACAACTCCGTTGTGACAACAGTAGTGCCCAACACTCCTTGCAGTCCATTGACACCAAACCTTTGTCAGCCAATGGTCTTCATGGGAACCCAGGTACCCAAGGGAGCTGTCATGTTTGTGGTGCCACAGACTGTTATTCAGAATCCAAAGGCACCGGTAATCAGCCCTAACGGCACCAGACTCTCACCTATTGCCCCGGCTCCAGGTTTAATCCCTGCTGCAACCAAGATCACTCCATCTGTTGACTCCTTAAGGATAAGAAGTCATGTTTGCAACCACCCAGGATGTGGAAAAACGTATTTCAAGAGTTCCCACTTGAAAGCTCATGTTAGAACTCACACAG GGGAGAAGCCATTCAGCTGTAGTTGGAAAGGCTGTGAGAGGAGATTTGCACGTTCTGATGAACTCTCTCGCCACCGTCgaacacacacaggggagaaaaaaTTTGCCTGCCCAATATGTAATCGACGATTCATGAGAAGTGACCACTTAACCAAACATGCACGTCGCCACTTGTCAGCCAAGAAGTTGCCAAACTGGCAGATGGAAGTGAGCAAGTTAAATGATATTGTTGTACCCCCTACTTCTGCTCCACCACAGTGA